The Rattus norvegicus strain BN/NHsdMcwi chromosome 9, GRCr8, whole genome shotgun sequence genome contains the following window.
TATTTAGGCTCCGTGGCCCCAATCTAAGCAACTTAAACCAGGGATGGTTTCAGAGTTTctcaggggtaggggtggggatgtAGGGAAGGGCATTCTGCCTAGAAGCTAAAGCGTTATTCTGGACCCTGACTTCGCACAGTGAATGCAGTCATTTTATTGAAGGAAGAGGACAAGAGGATCCTGGGGAAGAAGCCGGTGCTGCCCCCACCCCCCCTCCGGCCATCTCTTCTTAAATAACTACTACATTCCTCACTTCGGGGGAtagaatttaattaattttttaacaaACTGCTTGGCCTTTGGGAcgacaaaaatgttttaaatttcttcagttgGGGCGACATTTCTTCATCTATCAGTTGTATGTCCCATTACGATCCTTAACTGAACAAGTTACGGGACATTGATACGTTAGATGCCATTCTTGCAGAAATGGATGTCACAGAGGTGTGATACACTGATCTTTGCCTGTGACCACCTAGTGGATGAGGGAGGGCCCCATGCCATGCTCATGTGACATTAAGCAACAGTGTTCAGGTCTCAGCTTCCCCTGAACGCTGCCACCTCTGTTTTGTCCCTTACATAGAACCTTCCAGTTAGAGAAGCCGCCATTGTGTTCCAAGCACCGGGCAAGGTTCTGAAAGGAAGAGCTTTAGTAATTTAGAGATGTGAAAACTTATGGAGTTCTCCAAAAACGGTAATATTACATCATCCCCAGATTCTAGTTCCAGGCTACCGTGAACCGATTGCAGCTGGTGCAAACGCTCTCCGAATTTACTGTTTGGATTCCAAGCCAAcattggaaggggaaggcctAAGGAAGCTAACAAGAGAGAGTGCTGTTGGGGGTCAAAACAGTTTTGATGCAAGGACCACAAGGACCGTGGCTGCTTTTTCTTGTGTGCCTGTTTCTGTGAGGCAGTGCCTGTATATGTATCTGGAGTTGGCTCTGAACTCacgattctcctgccttagctgtGTTAGGGCTGGGACTGTAGGCACgggccaccaagcctgactggCCACCGGGTTTCTTTGTTtcgtgtgtgcctgagtgtgtggtGCTCACACATAGTGTGTAATTGTGGAGGTCCAAGGTCAACCTCCTGGCCTCCTGGTGTCTTTCTTCAGGGTCCAGGACTGTTGTGTTTTAGAAAGAGtctcttgctggcctggaactcccagagTAGGCTAGGCTAGCTTGAGGGCAAGCCCTAAAGATCCCACCTGTCTCAACCATCTCAGTCCTGTGATTACAAATTAACGACACCCTGCTTGGCACTTTaaacaagaagagaaacaaacactGAAAAGAACACGGGTTCTGGAGGTTGAATAATTCAGATTCTCAATCATTCCACGTCCCTTGCTTCAGgcagtagattttttttaattgtctgaAACGATTTGTTGTAAACCAAGACTAGCTTCATATTTAAAGTCTGTCCCCTATTAAGGTATATGTCAGGCATGTAAGAACTATTTGAACCCCGGGAATACAGAACTGGCTTAGATTCTGACATAAAAATGACAAGATTGTTGCCATTATTAGGATAAAGCTGTCactagatgattttttttttaagggaaagaaaaaaaaaaaagaactttcaaGCTCCTACCAGCGAATTTCTGAATTTTATGGGTGGGAAAGCAGGATGCTTTGACTGAGTTGGGGTTAGTGAGACCCAGAGCTGTGGCAAGAATCCGACTCCCACGCGGTGTGATATATAATAAAGATGTTAGCCCTTCCGTGCACAGATTAAACAGGAGCTAGGACCACATCTCTGTTTACCAGACAGGACTAGAAGCTTTCcggggatggggggggggtatTCTGATGGAATGCGGCACCCCTCCATGCCATTCTGGATGGAAGCAGGTTAAAATGTGGATATAGTTCTGTAGACCGAAAGAGACGAATTGCAGCTGAAACGGCTCCTCCAGCAGTTACCCTTTGCCTAAGTCGTCTTCCTAAAAAATCcgagttacattttttttttaaagtgttaatGTCTACTTCCACACCCACTTGGTGTGGGAGGCGGTGCCAGAGCCTGTCTGCAGGACTGTCCGAGTCTGCAGGAGCTGGATGCGCCTCATCTGTGATTCCAAAGGCGATCCTGTCTGCGTTCCAGGTTTCCAGCTTGTCGCTGTTTATCTGATCATCGCTTTGGCCATCTTAATACAGGGATTCAGTCACTAACCACCAGGCTGTTTCCCAGCGTCGCCTTCCTCCCCACTCACATGCACTTGGCTGGATGGACCGACCCAAGCACACTCCGGTTCCGTTATTCACAGGGCATTTACAGTCCATGCACCTGTGAAACCCGAGTTGCCCTGCGTCCTGGGAAGGAGACGCGCACCGCCCCCACCTCCCGACCTCTGGTTTACCTTTTCGTGGGTGGACACCGTGGCCAGACAGCCCCAGGAGCTAGCGTGGGCTAGGGAGCGGGCGGTGCCGGCATGCACCCTGGGGCCGGGGGATGCCTCGGATGAGCCGCTCTCCCGCCGGTAGGAGAACATGCCACGCGCGGCCGGTGCGGGCCTGGCGCGGGCGGAGCCCCGAGGCCGCAGGTGCGTGTCCTCCTTGTGCGCCGAGGCCGGGAAGCTCTGCTGCCAGATGCTGCTCGAGTCCTCCAGCAGCGCGGGCAGCGCCTCCTCGGTGGACGCGCTGTCCAGCTCCTCGTCTACCTCGTTGGTGACAGCCCAGGACACGGAGCTCACAATCACGTAGCCGGCGGCCGGGGACAACAGGGCGCTGCAGCATAGCAACCAGGACAGGCGAGTCGCTGGCCAAGCAGGGCTCTCCCCGCCGGACAGCGACATCTTCTTGAAGGCGACGCGCCCTGTGGCGGGGACCACTAGCCAAGCAGCTGCCAGCCAGGGGCGCCCCCCTGCGGCGGAGCGTGAGGCGGAACCTCTTCTCCCCGCGGTAGGATTCCCGGGTGTGTGTATGGGGTCTTGATCAGCCCCGGGCCAAGGTCTCCTTATTGCCTCACACCCCGGTGAGAACCCACGTCTGCTGCAAGACCAGAGTCCCCTCGGCTGCGCCCACCGCCGCTGCTGGGCGCAGAGTCCACGCGTGCCACGGAATGTCTTGGTTTTCTGCAGGATGGCAAGCGTTTTGCAGCCAGAGGGTGGGCGTTCATAACTCAGGCTCAATGCACTCCTCCGCTCTTCAGCTGTGCGACTCTACCAAGTCGCTTAACTTCAGGAGGGCATCACCAGACTCAGTTCCTGCACCCCATCACCTCCCCAGAACCGTGAACCACAATACACCCACATCACTCACCCAGTCCGTGGTGTCTTGTGGCTGGCGACATAGACATAGcgtattttaaaaacatcttgTTCCGGGAAGAAGTTTAATAGATatcaaaataatttcaaagtaATTATAATTTCTTACCTGTTCTTATGACATCCAGTCTTTGTCCCACCCCGGAACCTTTCCTATAGCTTGTATTCCTAAAACTCAAGAGTCCTGCACTAACTTGCAGTAGGATTTGAGTTTTTCCTACATCGTGTCCTCCTGTGAGAGCTCTTGTGACCCATCCAGCTGCTCTTCCTGTATGCCTGGTGGTCAGAGCACCCTGCCAGTATGGATACAGCCGATCTTTCTCTTCTGCACGGGACTTCTCTCTTCCTGGCCGCCCCGgctgctctttctctctcccctttcccaccctGCTCTCAGTCTGCTTTGAAACATTGGTGGCATCTTGCTTACTCTCCGGGCTTCTGCTGGTGTCTGCTGCTGCTCTCTCCTCAACCTCAGAGGCCCCTTCATTCCCTGTTCCTGGGAAGACACATTCCAATGTCTTGAGAGGCAGAATGGGAAGTCACTGAAACACCAGGGTCTGCAGCCAggtatgatggcacacacctgttctcccagcacttgggaggtggaggcaggagaataaggacttcaaggtcagccttagCTAGGTAAGCAACTTTGAGACTAGCCTAGACTACCAGAGACACCATCTCAAGATCCAACATAAAAAACAACTCCTCTTCCCTAAAATACACCTTCCGGATTAAAAATAATCCAGATCTTGCTCTGTCGAGTTCTGAGTGTTCTGATCGTGGGATAGCGGCATGTCACCCAACACTTCTGTCTCTGTCACCTCTGCAGAATGGGGACCATTACATCTCCCCTACCAGATTTTGGATGTCAAGCATGGCGTCTCTCATGTCAGGGGAGTGCTTCTCCTCGCTCCCTTTGCTCAAGGGAAAACGATGTCTGTTTCAATcccagaaaaggaaaagggattGAACTGATCTATCAGTGTAGGAAGAGGACCTGCAGATGGTGAGCTCAGTTCCCATGTGGCTTTTTCACGGCAGGAACAATCCACCTTCTCTTTCCTCATACCTGAGTTGGCCAGCTGTGGCAGAGGCATGCATCTCCTCTGCCTAGGCTGTGACTGAtggaatgagcttgatcttagaGCTCTATAGGAATCCCTCAGATCTCTTGCATTCCTATGAGTCGCCGAGATGCCGGATTGCAAAAGCTGGAGACAGCGTATTTATCCAGATTTGCAGGCTGCTTCTGTGGACCCATTGGAGGTCGAGATGTGGGCATGAGTGTGTTTAACGTTGCTAGTTAATTTTGTGTAAATAATTGTTACGGGATGTCAGTCTGGCTTAGACAGCAATTACACTAGCAGAGTATGACAGTTCCTACTTTTCTTCAGTCTTATCTATTTAGATTATTGTCAGACTGAGAGAAATCGTTGGCTCCTGCCCTTATCTAGTAGATGGTCAACGATAGGTACCCATTGATTTATTTGATGTGTCTTGATGACCAGTTGTATTAGCTGCCTTTTCACTACAGCCAAATTTCCTAACACACTGATCGGAGGAGGaaaggcttattttggctccaGATTCAGTAGGATTTTGGTCCATCATGTCGGGGAAgggcagaaggcacagagaggttCATGTTGTGGtgcatcaggaagcagagaaagggtaACTCCAGTGTAGTCCAGTGTTAACCTCTTCCTGGTTTATTCCCTCAGATGCACACAGAACCATGCCTCCCCGTCTTCCAGACAGTTCTAAATCCAGTCAGATTGACCATGAAGGTCACACCGCTGCAACAGGCTGTTCTCTGTTTAAGAATGTTGGTGCGCCACCCCGCCATGGTGAGAGACACAGCATCAAGCTCTCCCCTTAGCTGCGTGTAAGAGTTCAGCTGAATACAGTGCGCCTTGCTGCACATGTTTCTGTAGAACCTTGGCATCTTGCCTGGAATTCTGCATCctctgaaagtcaacttcctgttTCCTTAGCCCAGCCTCTTGCAGGCACCACTCTGCCTTTCGTTTGACGAATTCGACCATCTTCATGCTTCATGACAAATTCAGTGCTGCCAGGGACTGGCTAATTTCCCTCAGCATAATTCTTTCAAGGTTCACCCACGTTGTGGCGCCTGACAGCCTTCTCTCTTTTTAAGGCTAATATTCCACTTTTATCTACGTGCTGATTTCTTTGTCCATCCGTCTATCAGTGAACATTTTGGCAGTTTCCATTTGGTGGCTATTATGAGCTAAGCTGCCATCATTTCAGGGGTGTAGATATGTGATGGGGGTGTTACAGTGAAAATTCTGGTTTCCTTGGGGACTCAGTTAGGTTATAataatgttttgctggggcagataGGTGAAAGACATTTTGCTAAAACAGACATATGGGAgagtgttttgctgaagcagacacaggcgaaaggatgttttgctacgGTCACATGGCTTAGACAGCAATTACACATGGAAGGATGTGTGACtcttagaaagaaagaatgtaaatatgacccccacagacagtgggagctccAGTATTGGTTGGCTTTGCTCTGCTTTGCTAGTCTTCACTAACGATACACGTGTGttggttcgccttacattgtGCTGCTGATCTCCACTTGGAGTGATTTCAGTAGAGAGAAACTGGCCAAAGAATCTCTCGTGAGGTTCCTGAGTCTTCTTGCCACCTTtgcagactcaggctgattggcgaGCCTTGCGGTGTCTcctggattgaactgcccttgctgaTTCGTGTGTGGTGTCTGCCGAGTGGACTGGGCTGCAGCTGCTGGttcgtgtttggtgtttgctactggaTTGGATTGagaacaatgaagattggaatcgccccaaagaactatttctaaacaggtctacttcccctgtattctaataacctttctttttcattacctctggtgggtggtgggctagagaggAGGTTGcacacttattaaagtaggttgtgGGAAATATATGCCTACAGGGTGTTATTCATTCTCTCAGATAAATACTCAGAAGTGGGATTAATGGGTCTTATGGTGGTTTTGTTCTAAGGGTTTTTTtgtcttagtttttgttttcttttttgagacagggtctttctctttttttggtttttaaaaatttttaaattatttatttagtgtacatgagtacactgtagctgtcttcagacacaccagaagagggcatcagatctcattacagatggttgtgggccaccatgtggttgctgggatttgaactcaggacctctggaagagaagtcaatgctcttaatcactaagccatctctccagcctgagacagGGTCATTCTACATATTCCTAACTGTTCTAGtttctttcccccctttttatattaaataattaataaaaatatatacatcatttagctccttccctttcttcctccactccttccCAAGTTCCCTCCAATCTCTCCCCGTCTTCCCATCACTCCCTCTCAAACTCATagccccatttttaaaaattattttctttgattattatcaTTACAATCTATACATACGTACATGTAGAAATGCAGCCTGCTCAGTCTGTTTAGTGCTGCTGTGTGTCTATGGTTTCAGGGCTGCCAATTGGTATTACCTAATCAATCATGGGGCTGACCCCTGAGGAAAACTAATTCTCTCTCTTTCAGGCATCTTTAGGCGACTGCAACTCTTGGTCTACAGGTGGGGCCCCTGGGATTTCCCTTCCATGTTAGCATATCCAGGGTAGCTGGTGTGCTCCCTCAGGACCTGTCTAGACAGCTGTAGTGCTGTGGTATCATGGGTGAAGCTTCCCTGTTGCTCCTGGACACACTCTCACAGTGGACTTCTTGGTCCCCTGGCTCTTACAACTTAATTTCTTCATATTATCTCCAGCACTGGttattttctggttttgcttGTGTTTGCTTTTAAGTAATGGCCGTCCTAGTAGTTGTGAGGTGATATGATGCTGTAACTTATGCCTGTCCTTTCCCGATGACCACCAATGTCAGCCTCTGCTGGTGTGCGCTCTGCCCATGGATTCACCTTCTCTGTAGAGAAGTTTATTTAGGTTATTTGCCCATTTAAAAGCCAGGTTTAATTTTTGTTGTCGTTGAATTGTAGGGATCCCgtatgtattttaaatgttaacacTTTGACCCAGTTTGGTTTCTGTTAACATGATAAAACGCTtcgaccaaagcaacttgaggggTTTGCTAGTTTCTCTTGCTATGATAAAAACACCGACAGAAGcagcttggggaagaaagggtctaTTTTGTTCTTGAAACTCCCAGGTCACAATATATCACTGAGGGAAACAAAGGCAGGGACTTAGAGGctgaaactgaagcagagactgtgcAGGAAAGGTGTTTGCCAGCCTGCTTCCGGGTCACACTCAGACACTTCTACACAACGCGGGACCGCCTGCCTAGGGGTAGCCCCGCCCAATGTGGGCTAGGCCTTCATCTATCAATTGGCAATCAAGTAAACACTCTACAGACAAGCCCACAAGCCAACTTGATGGTGGTAATTCTTCAATTGagggttcctcttcccaggtatCTCTAGTTTGtgacaaattaacaaaaacaactATCCAGcataggggaggaaagggtttatttcaaccTATAGGTTATGGACTTCCATTGGAAGGTCTCAAGGTAGGAAATGAAGCAGATAGCATAGAGGATCTCGTGTTGCTGGGTCACTCCATGACTCATGCCTAGCTAGTTTGTGTGTATAATCCAAGCCTGCCCATGCAGCGATGCTGCcagccacaatgggctgggccctcccacatcaatcatgagTCAGTCTCTCATGGACATGGCCACAGGCCAGCCTGACTGAAGCAGTGCTTCAGctgagattccttcttcccaggtgactttgacttatgtcaagttgacagtaggGACAAGCCAGCACACACCCTGCCAGACAGGCTGCTCACAActattttctcattctgtagcttGCTCGTGTGTCATTCACCTTGCTggacttttaaataaatggatgtGGTCCCATTCGTCTGTATTTGTACTTTCTGCCTGTACATGTGGTGTCGTTTCTGATACACCACTGTCGAGTCCAACCTGAGAAGCTTCCCCgctgtgtttttctctgtgaGCTTTCCCTGGATTTCACATCTTAGGTCccttttgagttaattttgtatgtgGTATAAgatcaaagaatacagatacatAGTGTTAAAAACAACATTTGTGGAGGAGACTCTTCTTTCCTTGTGTGGTTTCGGGGAATTTGCTGAAGATTAGCAGGCTCTATCAAAAGCCcacctaattttcttttctcttttacttgTGTTTATTTCTAATGAaatctttttaatttccttctttctacTAGTTGTGGGATTAACTTATTATTTTGGTAATTTGCTGCATTATAAATTTggtttatctattcatttatttagacAGTGTTTTGGTGgatattccaggctggccttgaagccaTCGCGTGTAGCCCAGCTAGTCTCAACTCTTACCTCCACATgcctcttacctcagcctcctgagttctgggattataggcgcacacagctttcttctttctaaaTGTAGGTATCCTATGCTGTAAATTTCCTTTATTACTACTTTGTCTGTGTCCTCTAAGTTTTGGTGTGTGTCTCGGTTGGGTTGGTTCCTCCTCTGGGAGGAGGAAACTcagatgagaaaatgccttcttCAGGTTGACCTGTAGGCAAACTGTAatgtgttttcttgattaatgattggtatGGAAGGCCAAACTCCCTGGGGATTTCTCCCCACCCTCATGAGCAGGTGGTCTTTGGTGGTATAAGAAGGCAGACTGAGCAAGACACAGGGAATAAATtagtaagcagtactcctccatggccCGTACTTCAGTTtctacctccaggttccagccctgactCCCTCCATGACGGATTACAACTGTAGAGTGAAATGAACCCTTTTCTCCCCTGTGGCCTTTGGCCAGTGTTTCCCACAGCAGCAGACATATAACTAATGCAGTATGTGCTgtgcttgctttttgtttgttttgaggtattCTCTGAATTCTCCTTTGGTTTGAGCCCCTGGTTGTTCAAGAGTATGATTTCTACATATTTTCAGATTTTCTAGGGTTCCCCCCGATTTCGAATTCTAATTTCTTGTCATTATGCTCAAATGATACTTAGTATAATCTCAGCTTTCTGAACTTTGTTGGCACTATTTTTTAAAGCTACTTTATTGAGTTCTTATAGCTTCATCTCCATTCCAACCTTTATTCTGCCTTAAACATTTCCAagcccccaacactaggtaggagagaaagaaggttaaaaGGAAAGGGGCCATAGATTTTTTAGACTAGTTACTGCTAATTAGCGGTGTCGGCTTCCTTGGGCAAGTCCAATCTTCGTTGTCAGGAtttcctcttcttgtctctttaCTCATGACCACCTGTCAAAAATGCAACAATAGCAACTTGGAGCAGCGGGGaagcagcagggggagcagcagtCTCCTCAGGAGTCTCAGGGCTCTCCCATTTATaccctctccagagtccccagaattaaactatctgcagctggcaaaaatcatgcccctgctagagcatgaggcaaaccACAATCACCTGCTGTGAAACAGCCTTTTATCCCACACTTCTCtgctactgtgataaaataccatgtcCAAGGCACtttctgaaatttttttattttagcttatagttCTAGAAGAATACGAGTTCATTATGGCAGTAAgtagcaggcatggtggcaggaacaggaagctgagaaatcACAAACCCAGTGATGTACTTTCTCCAGCATGGTAGCATCAAATACTGGAGACTATGAGGGACATTCCAAACCACCATGTCTGCTGATTGAGCCTTTCAACATCATGTAATGTCTTTCCTTGTATCTTCTGAGGTGTTAGTCCTAAGTATATCTTGCCTTCTATAAATTTGCGTGACTTCTTTGGTCACCATTATCTGAGGGcatctccctccatttctcctcctcctcctcctcctcttcttagatttatttattttgtttatatgagtaTGCCTGTCTGTGCACAAGACACTATCAACAGAGATCTCTGGCCTGGCCAAGCAGGAGCATTCAAGCAAAAGGGGAAGGATGCACCTATACTGCTCTGCTGCTCCTACTGCTCTGGCCACCACTGTTGCTCTATAATGCTATAATGGTTGTGTTTAGCCGAGCAGGCAGAGGGCTGGCTATCCAGGgaggtgcaggggagcttctagCAGCTGCTGTGTATCTGTCAGTGGCTGTTGTATGTCTGTCAGTGGTTGTTGTGTGTCTGTTAGTGCTGTTGTGTGTCTGTTAGTGCTGTTGTGTATCTGTCAGAGCTGTTGTGTGTCTGTCAGAGCTGTTGTGTGTCTGTTAGTGCTGTTGTGTATCTCTCAGAGCTGTTGTGTGTCTGTCAGAGCTGTTGTGTGTCTGTTAGTGCTGTTGTGTATCTCTCAGAGCTGTTGTGTGTCTGTCAGAGCTGTTGTGTTTCTGTTAGTGCTGTTGTGTATCTGTCAGAGCTGTTGTGTGTCTGTTAGTGCTGTTGTGTATCTGTCAGAGCTGTTGTGTGTCTGTCAGTGCTGTTGTGTGTCTGTCAGTGCCTGCTGTATGTCTGATGGTACTGTTGTGTGTATGTCAGTGGTTGTTGTGTGTCTGTCAGAGCTGTCGTGTGTCTGTCAGTGCAGTCTCTTTCCTGCACTGTAATTTTGCTTGTCTCCTTctgaggggaggaagaatggaCTTACTTCTGATCTCCCTATCCTAAGGTAAGCAGGATGTTCCAGCAGAGTGTGTGGAGGCTCCGCTTCAGAATTTACACCCAGGTTGGTTCAGACATTCGGGCAGTTGCCCTGTTTATCCTGAGGCCATGAAAACTGCAACTCAGGTTTTCCTGGATTGGCAGAAGCAACTGGTTACCTTTAGCTGCTTTGATAAACTCTGGACTTAAATCCCTGGGTTCTTGTGTAATTTCAATGCAAgacttttaagaaaaaagtatGTTCGTGTTATGATGTGTGTATCATTGTATTAGatacgtgcacacatacataatactgTAATATCAGATATCACAGTGTGACCAAAGTGGGTGTCTTagtcctaggttttttgtttacTGGGGATTGAACATATGATCCTGCACATACAGGACAAGTACTGTACCAGCGAGTTACTTCTCCCTTAGAAAACAAtactgggagctggagaggtggctcagtggttaagagcactgactgctcttccggaggtcctgagttcaattcccagcaaccacaaggtggctcacaaccatctgtaatgagatctgatgccctcttctggtatgtctgaagacagcaatggtgtttaaacaaacaaacaaacaaacaaacaaacaatactgATTGAAAATCCTGGAACCATTTTAAATTCATAGCTACTGACCTCAAGGGTGACCCTGGACTGAGAGGTAAAGCCATCTACTCTCTGGCCCTTCTGGAACTTACCCTCTTCACACCTGACTTCAAATTACACCCTGTGAGAGAGGCTCTGCTCCAGTGTCCTTTGGAA
Protein-coding sequences here:
- the Creg2 gene encoding protein CREG2 isoform X1 codes for the protein MSLSGGESPAWPATRLSWLLCCSALLSPAAGYVIVSSVSWAVTNEVDEELDSASTEEALPALLEDSSSIWQQSFPASAHKEDTHLRPRGSARARPAPAARGMFSYRRESGSSEASPGPRVHAGTARSLAHASSWGCLATVSTHEKIQGLPFGSCLAISDGPVHNSTGVPFFYMTAKDPAVSDLVKNPVASLMLPESEGEFCRKNIVDPEDPRCARLTLTGRMVTVPPGEVEFAKQAMFSRHPGMRKWPRQYEWFFMKMWVEHIWLQKWYGGISDIPKEEYFKAAPRKA
- the Creg2 gene encoding protein CREG2 isoform X2 gives rise to the protein MSLSGGESPAWPATRLSWLLCCSALLSPAAGYVIVSSVSWAVTNEVDEELDSASTEEALPALLEDSSSIWQQSFPASAHKEDTHLRPRGSARARPAPAARGMFSYRRESGSSEASPGPRVHAGTARSLAHASSWGCLATVSTHEKIQGLPFGSCLAISDGPVHNSTGVPFFYMTAKDPAVSDLVKNPVASLMLPESEGEFCRSAVQLADLKRSKAPTTVSIAQGFATTTYHQ